A part of bacterium genomic DNA contains:
- a CDS encoding TonB family protein produces AGFQDFDDNAVAAIRQWRFAALTGNTAREQWGTITFRYRLHD; encoded by the coding sequence GCCGGCTTCCAGGACTTCGATGACAACGCCGTCGCCGCCATCCGGCAGTGGCGCTTCGCCGCCCTCACGGGCAACACGGCGCGGGAGCAATGGGGGACGATCACGTTCCGCTACCGCCTGCACGACTAG